The genomic interval TAgagaaaatgcaatgaaataaaatataagagaaaaaagaaaagcagttcTTTTACTTCAAATACATCAggtattaaacacttttttatacatacaacaggttttcacatttcagcatttatgtCTTACTCACAGCAGAGGGGTATGCTGCATAGGATGCCTGAACCTAGCCCCAAAATGTCCATGTTTGAGCTTAGAATTAGTTTCAATAACTCATACCTACTGGATACTTCTGTGCCACACACTTTACAATCGCCACATTCCCAAGACTCACAtacctaaaagtaaaaaaaaaaaagaatgtgagaACATTAACACTTTTACCAAGTAAGTGAACAAGTACACTTTTGTGTATGAACACactatatttagttaaataaaacaacacttacTGTAATGAAGTGAGTGCCCCAAACTGGAGACATGTGGAAAGTCACAATGATGAGGTCTCTGAAATAGTAAAGATGACATatgatttgagtttttttaatgaaatcacaaCTTTGCAACCTTTTGTATACTTGCATAACTAAAtgtcaaaagagagaaaagatgaACACTTTAAATGAAGTGAAGGAAATTAAACGAGTTAAGTTTAcgtatattacaaatatacaaatatatatatatatatatatatatatatatatatatatatatatatatatatatatatacatacacacacacacatacatacatacatatacacacacacaccgttagTGACTGACCTTCTATGTGGAATGATGTCACTACAATGCTTCTGTAAAATtagaaacaacataaaaatgatcCTAACATGACATGATcctacatgtttttacatgttaGTGTCGAGTGTGTTTTTGTCGAGTTGTTGAAACCCCAGTCTGCATTGAAATTtttgtctgggagagacctCGTTGATGCAGTAGAACTactgtgacgagcgtcccgaggatCAATCGGCGTCGCCCTGGCAACCAACGCCGTGGACCTGGCTGCACCCATCACCGGCTGATCGGTCACATCTGCAGCTCATCCCGGCCTGGCTATAAAGCCACACGTGGCATAGCAGAAGATGAGCATCGACTCATTGTGTCTCAGATAGCCGCGTGTGACCGATCGGCCCACAGAGCACCCACGGATTCACTGCAACACAGAGGGAAAAGGATGGAGCACCCACTGACGCGCACCCACTTCATCCTTTCATTCACTTTGTAAATAAACCTTGTGTCGtgttgctgtgctcaatctTGTCATGACTtgaaactgtctttcacaaccttggtagcagagttgggctgttcctcacccagttttaagcctcctacaaagctgtttctgtttcagttcatgactTCAGTTCAGTTTCAATCTTTGTGTGacattgatgatcattagcacttgtttggtataattggttgatcataTACCTGatatagtcaggtgtatgatcaaccaattataccTAATATAAATCAATTATACACAGTCAGGAATTTTGTAGGTTTATAGAAcctacaaaatccctgactGTGTACTTCTAAGAAATTATGCTGGTTTGAAGGCAAAAAGGTAgtaacaccaaatattgatttgaagtagattttcttttgttcactcaaaacaaacaatccttatttatatttctgaaagcatctgcataaaacttttgcacattactgtatgtatgtgtatatatatatatatatatatatatatatatatatatatatatatatatagagagagagagagagagagagagaggtattCTTACCTGCTTTAACATATTTTAGGCTgaggttaccatggtaaattcCATGTTTGTTATATAACGTCTTTTACCAAGGTAACTTAAGCCTGTTGAGATAGATATACATCTTGTATGTTTTGTATGGTTACATGATGTGATCAAGTTCATTTACAATGCAAGGCAAATTTAGCAGTTTTCTATGTCCATTCAGAGTCCGCCTCATCTGAAGTCCTCTCAAGGGCTGGCATCATCTGAAGTCTTCATAAGAGACTGGATACAGTCAGCAGGAGCAATCTATAGGTTACATCAAAATGTGATGTAATCAAACATGGGAACTCACTTTTCACGACAAACAAGGAACGACTTGTCAAACTTGTCATTGTGAGGGTGATCTCTCATTACAGGGTGTCTTCAGGTGGTTATTGTtctagaagaagaaaaaaaacacaagagaaatgGTTAAGTGACTCGGGAGGcggaaaaataataaagatatatttggaagaatgtttttcagaaaaataaagtagGAATATTGACAGAATTCACAAGAGCACTTAGATATTACCTCTcaataaaaaagagaaattcaaTAACATTCAATTCCATGTACAATATTATGCGCTAATCGGGGTTGCACCCGGTAACTACAGGTTTTAGAATAAAGTCACACAATGAAATAGTGACAAGGACATCAGACcatcaaataacaaataatatacaaaaataaacctttcaAATACAACAGGAATGAAAGATTCATTAGAAAAGaatcattataaaattgttttgacTCTTATAGTCCTTTCGGTTCAAAGATTCAGTTTGGTAAACTTGATTCATTCGATTCAGTTATAACTATTCAGTTCAAATAGTTCGGTTCAATAAGTCAATTCAGAAGAATGGTTCGGTTCAGTTCAACATCAAAAAGTAGAGAAATAGCTCCGTctccacaaaaaatatatattgctttgAGCAATCgcttgaagaaaagaaaaatttaactCTCCTACCCGTTCTGAGATTAAATTATCTCAAGTCAATGCAGGCAACAATACGTTCACACAAGCACATCATAATTATCGTTACACAATATGAACTTTTAGAACTAACATATGCATTACTATTAAACAACAGGCTTCTCTTAACTCGTGAGATATGACATTTAAGAATAAGGAACTGGAGGTTGCTCATACACAGCCATTCATACACATTAGAAAATGTGAACTCAACAAAATCcaaagaaataaactttttaacttATATCTGCTTCTGTTATTTTGCTGCTCGTTTCGTGAATCTCAcggagaaaaactaaaatggcgACTACCATTAGCGGCTAACGTGATGGGCGGGGCTTTCTGATCCAATCTAACGCGATTGGATGATGACTGCTATGTCAATCAATTTACTTGACATACaattaacatactttttatagattgttttttaaaagactaTTCAGTCAAATTTCTTGAACCCTGTTTATTTAAGtagaattaatgtattttatagtaCAGGGTTAAACAACCTCCAGAGGATGCAGCCTTCCGTATTTACCCAcacaattaaattcaaaacttcCGGAAACCTGCCCAATCTGgctacaatataatataataacaacaaatcaAAATCGTTTGATTCGACATCGTGTTTTGGACCCTTGGACCTATTTGAAAGATTTGGTGATACACTTGTGAAAATCCAGCGTTTAGTTGATCCTAATAAACACTTGTCGTCACAGTTGAAAACACGAACGCTTTCTTCTTCCGCTAGGAGTTCGCATCATGGCGAATTTGTTTCGGACAgaatgttaaaggaatagttcagccaaaaattaaaatggttttactcaccctgaagccgTCCTCGGTGTCatcactttctttttcagacgaacacagtctgagttGTTTAAAGATTTATCCTAGCTCTCCCAAGCTTGAAAAATATATAGGCAACAGAGATGTATGTTTTTGGACCCTGGCTTTCTCTGTCGTGAAGCTCTGTCACAATCTCCTGCTCTCgatctcatttaaaaaatataagtattactacaatgtaaatgtaatttgcttTTCATATGCCAGCAACGTAATATCTGCAATATTTTTAGGAATAAACCTCTGACAGAGACTCCTCTCCTATCAGCCAATCACCGTGCGCATAGTGAGTAAAGCGTGCTGACGTCATCCATAGCAACAAGGCCAACGCCGCCCATACTCTTACGGtaagacttttatttcttaGTAAAAGTTTGTCTCAGCTTCTTTGTGAacaggttttgagcgaaaactGTTTTACTGCTGTCTAGGAGAACTCTTAGTggtaagataaaatgttttgaggactgtggaaaccagactgAAAATTGTCCaggcattattatattaaatcgATGCAATATGCTTTAGTTCAAATCGGTTGAGAGGCGAAACAAATCGGGATTCAAATAGGGGGCGGAGTTTATACGAATGTATGTCTGAGCCGGGAACTTACCGTCTTTAGAAAAGTGCAGATGATATTTTCCTTTTCATCTTGCCTCTGTATAACGCATAGGTTCATAAGTGCAGCGCTGTTTTgattacagagaaaaacaaggaaACGCTTTAAGGCTGAATCAACGTCTCCTTCAGCTTGACAGCTgtttgttacattattatagtgtagattttaatttcacaaaaaatgtgCAGCCTTTTGTACAGGCAATAATAAAAGGGACACATTTGATttacaacttttattaaatgaatcaaaacagaaaacatcatGTCTCATGACGCCATAGCACGCATTCGAATAGAACTCACAGGTTTACAAAAACCTTGACATTCTTACATTCATTGTGGATTTGTTGTAGTGATCAGTGACCTCACAAAGCGATGGGACAGCGAAATACGAAAGTGAGTCCGATGACTGTTGGAGAGGTGTACGATCAACATCTTAGTACACCCCCAAAACCCAGCACCAACACGAAGCTTCAACATCCCCTCTCCGCGATGAGACCCTGTTGGTGCTGGAATAGGAcaggaaggaggaggagaaggaggaggagaaagagagtaggacaggaggaggaggaggaggaggaggaggaggaagtaggaggagaggaaggaggaggaggaggacaggaAGGAGGGGAAGGAGTAGGACAGGAAGGAGGGGAGGAGTAGGAGAGGAAGGAAGAGTAGGAGAGAGGAGGAAGGAGGAAAAGCAGGAGAGAaggaggagaggaaggaggCAGAGAGAGTTAAGAAGGAGAGGAAGAGCAAGAAGTGGTGGCAGAGGCTGCGCTCTTTCTTCAGAGCTGCCAAAAAACAGCCTCCAGCTCACAGCTCAGGTCAGGGAGAACAGCAGGAGCAAGATGAGGGAGAGAAGAGGAAGGTGGCATGGGCAGGAAGAAGTAGTGATGGTACACGGCACAACCATGAGAatgcgttttgtttttaaacagctctACTTTgatcatataaaaacaaataccataaaacacaatatacaaATGTACATCGGCACACATTACACCAAAACCTATTGCGTTATTCTGTCTTTTAACAGACTACATCTTCAGCCGCTACGCCATTGGTGATCAGCTGGGGAAAGGCGGTTTTGGCGTGGTGTATGAAGGGAGACGTTTGGATGACGATCTTAAAGtaagttaatataaataagacATAAACTAGCCAGCAACGGTTTGTCTCATCCTCACCCTTTACTCTCAGCCCTCTTTGTGTTTCTTAAgttcatttttggttttgttcatCAGGTGGCTGTGAAATATGTCACAAAGACTCAGCACACGGAGTGTATTTTCATCGTAAGTACATGGCACtgtacaaacaatataaaatataacatcatCTCACGTTAACATTAGCACAAGTACCTATTTGTCTTCTTCTAGCCCGATCATCCAAACCCTCTTCCGAAAGAGATCGCCCTCACCATCCTGGCCAACAAAGGTCACCGAGTGCCGGAGATAATCAGGCTGCTGGACTGGACGGACCACCCTGACCACTTCGTCCTGGTCCTGGAATGTCCCTCTCCCTGCGAGAACCTGGTAGAGTTCGTGAGGCGCCACGGTGGAAGAATCGATGAAGAAACGACGCGCCACATCATGTGGCAGGCGACTCACGCTGCACACAAGTGCTGCCTCCGCAGAGTCTTCCACCGTGACGTCAAACTGGAGAACCTACTGATCAACATCGAGACATCCGAAGTCAAGCTGATTGACTTCGGATGCGGGGACATTCTGGGGACTTCACCCTACAAGTC from Puntigrus tetrazona isolate hp1 unplaced genomic scaffold, ASM1883169v1 S000001170, whole genome shotgun sequence carries:
- the LOC122341194 gene encoding serine/threonine-protein kinase pim-1-like, with the protein product NTIYKCTSAHITPKPIALFCLLTDYIFSRYAIGDQLGKGGFGVVYEGRRLDDDLKVAVKYVTKTQHTECIFIPDHPNPLPKEIALTILANKGHRVPEIIRLLDWTDHPDHFVLVLECPSPCENLVEFVRRHGGRIDEETTRHIMWQATHAAHKCCLRRVFHRDVKLENLLINIETSEVKLIDFGCGDILGTSPYKSYHGTAKYSPPEYHRRGEYHGWPATVWSLGVVMFALLCGHFPSDHDLLLLQKKRWSKPGLSKECCDLLGALLHEKPIRRLGLGQIVFHSWFMDRSSWRLFIPPLAFAS